The region TGTCTCAGTGATTTGTCAGACGCAGACAATTAATTAAACTCCAGGGCCCAGGTTTTCCAAAACagtctgatgttttttttagttacggtgctggactgaaaattaaaaaccaaaacatgacATTTTGCCTTCTAtcactcaaaaacaaaaaaaaaacaaatactaaaCTGTAAATTAAGACGGGCATGACAGATTAAATGGATTTTAGCCTGGTGAAAACAAAGATGATTTTATGATGATGGGCTTATTTTCCCAGTTTTTCCTGTGGTTCCCGCTGTGCAGACGTCCCATTTTTTATTATAAAGCAGAACTCGTTTAACTCTCAATTATTACAAGTTcccaaaatttatttttttgatgagaacatttgcaaacacaaaagtaaaaaaaacccataaatctaaaacaaacaaactaaataaaaagaacaatCACAGCTGCCACTGTGCAGATGCACGCCTTTTTCAGCTGATTTCCACACAGACTTCACAAATAagactttttacattttaaggcCATGCGGCAGCTGTTTTGGTTCTactactgtttgttttttttccttttagcagCTCAGTGACAGCTCAAACCCAAAATGTCAGTTTTTTCCACTAGACTCCTCGTGAGCTGTAaggacagaaataaaaacagtgttttCGATCATTTCACTGAGAATTTCAAACAGAAACCAATCCTTTATCCTCTTTTTGAAACTAATCTATGTAGCAGCCGCACTCTGTTTCATAACCATTTTCTGCCGGGCGCCCTTTGCTGCTGAAGAGTCAAGTACCGTCGACCCTCCTGAAGTGTTCGGAAATCCATGAGCGGCCACGTATTTGCGGTATGCTTCCCGGATGATGCGGAAGGCTCGTGCGTTAGCGTACGGTATATCTGTGACTGGGTCTCGGTACAGCGCGGCCTTGTGGGTAACAGGACAAACCTCCTGGATGGGCACTTGAGGACTCGTCTGGGAGCTTGGCGGGAAGGCGACCTCAAACGCTTCGTCGTCACTGAATGTTATATAAGTGCGGGAGCACAGGCCTCCGGCAGACTGCTGGGAAGGTGTGGTGGGATTCTGCGGTGCAGTCTGGGGAACGTCCTGGTCCAACCTTTGGGAATATGACAAAACCAAGAATATATGTTTTTAAACATAATTATCAGACAGTTGTGCTCATAAGTCTACATGTCCTGGCAGAATTTATGATTTTCGGCCATTTTTCAGAGAATACGAATTATaatacaaaaacttttttttccactcataGTTAGTGGTTGGGTGAAGCCATTTATTATCAAGCTGTTGTGTTTGCCCTTTTTATATGAAAAGAACGACAGAAAATACCCAACTGACCCCGTTCGGTCAATGTTTAAGCAGCAGATTACTCCAAAACAGAATCAAAAGAAAAACCAGGTAGCATCGAGTTTCTACGTACCCCTCAACATcaacattttcttctttaaggACTGGGTTTGAGACGAGGGGCATAAGGACTGAATGGTAACGGATGGTTGGTCCTTCAAAACGCCGCTTCTTGTGGACTTGTTTCTTCTTGTCTGCCTCCAGACGTTCGTAGTTTTCTGAAGACGTGAAGTAAAAATCAGCAACACTGATGTGTTTTGTTATACCGCACAAACAGCTTTAGGTAAAGTATTGGTGGAACTATACTGATTTACATTACAATCACGGGCTCTTCCAATCCTGATTAATAGATAATTATAATGTTCAGCTTACATAACTGGCAACGTGATACTCAGTACTCGCACATCCTGGAGTGCTTAACAGGATGCTTTCTGTCTGGTATCAtttctgttttctatgtttCTGCTAAGACACACTAATCTCGACATTGGTTCTCTCTTTGCATAACAGGAAAGATAACCAAGAGTCCTGAATTACCCAAAGTTTGTGCAGATATTTAAAGAGTAActctccaacatgttctcaccAAGTGATCGAATGTTGATCTCGGCTGTTATTTTCgcctcagccagcagctctTCCTGGGTGAGGGGTCGGTCACGATGAGCGCCTCGTCGCCTTCGCGGGGCGTCCTGGCGTTCTTGTAAGCGCAGATTCGTCTTTCGTGTATGTTCACTGGTGGACTGTCGGACAGACTTCCGAGCTACACAAGAATTAAGAAAtgcagtgttaaaaaaaaaaaaacagctgaataaaactttttaaacatgtttgtaaCTTTCCCACAATATTATGATCCATTCACTGAATGCACACAACTGGGAGGTTTATGCATCCTTCTTttcaaataaaaggaaaacactATGGAAGCATTAGTAGGAGGTTTAGAGAAATCTTACTCTCTGCAAAATCTTGGAATTCTTGTGGAATCCTCCTTTTTGGCTCCACTTTAGTTTTCTCTGtcttcttctgctcctctgttcTTTTAGGTTTGGGTTTTGGCACTTTTATTGGTTCCTTGGattaaacaaagacagagagCATTTTCAATTCGCATCTGTTTCACTGACATTCAGTTTGAGGAAGAAgatgaaaaacattaaatgttatGCTATAATCACACATTAAACATGTTCATGCcaggaaataaaaaatatattaatattaaaaacaatgcAAACTGTTAtgttaaaggattttttttaaatcagtttgtttttaacaaatgTTAATACATGTCATTTGACAACCAGTGGCTTCTGTGGAGCTGCAGAGCAGTTTTAACCTTCGGCTGACTGACTGAGGTCATTTATATGTGTAAGtatgacatttttaaatcaaaaatctTTCCTACAATGATTTTGTCCTTCAGCTCTTCATAGATTTTTAAAGGATTTGGCCCATCTGTGAGCCAAGGATAATGTACTGTTTAGATACCACTTTTCTAATCTCACTGAGTACTCCGATTCACTGCTGCAGAAGCCTTGAGGCAGATACTTAATGCCAATATGATGTGGAAAACAGCGAAACTGACAGAGATAAGAGGCTTAACTCCTTTTaccataaaaatataaaacatcatTAATTATATGTTAGAATATCTGGCACAGATAAAGGAAACAGCAAAGGTGAAACAggcacaaacagaaacagagcCACTTAAAAGAGTATTTCTGTGTAAAATATAATGGGGACATTAGTGGTCCGACTTGGCCATTAGTTGCTAAAAAGCTTGTTCACCTGAGGGATAAGGAGCACATGTGTGCAACTGTACCCATGTGGGGCTGAAGGACAACACAGCGATTAAAAAAAGGTGGTAAATAgtacttttccttttccttttcttttaaagggaaaaacaaaTAGTTTCCATCTTTGTTTTTCAAGTCCGCTGCAAAGTGATACATGATGACACAAGGTATTAGGGCAATTAAATTCAGCTTAGCTCAAAGTTTGATTGGTCCTGCATTACCTTGTAAGCTTTGGTGACAACCCGACTTTTCCTTCGAGGTGCGTCCTCCTCCTGGTCACTGTCCGGCTCGTCACCCTCATCGATGTCGAAGTCACTGTCAACCtcgtcctctgtgtctgaatgttCTCCGTGATACTCATCATCTCCCGATTCCTGAACGACAAACAAATGgagcaataaataaaaatcaggaaaagaaaagaacagcaGAACAAACCATCTGCAAGTAATCCGAGACATACCAGCAAAGACACCAAACACCAAATTTCCTCTGCATTTTTTCTAAGTGTAGTCTTCAGGCCTATTGATTAAAATCTTACACTTTTGTATCTGGCAAGTGTGTAGCTATGTATGCAAAGTCACATCCCATTAAGAGATTCAGTAATAAacagattatttatttttaataaagatgTTTCCCCTCATTGTCAAAGCTACATCACAAAACTCAAACAAGCAGCCTTAAGCCCAAACCAGGTgcaaagataaataaaataacacaaatgcATTATGTGCACTAACAATGTGAATTTTCacatttcttaaaataaatgtgGGTCATTTTGAAACCCAACATCCAACGACAGTAAAGATTTAGAAAGCAGCACAAGACAAAAATATCCCTGAAAACTGAACAGATAAAGGAAGCgtttgcacacacaggcacGTTCACAGTGCTTTATCAAAGTCCCAGCAGAGATGACTGAGGCATCTCAGGAtctgtttgtgatttttttatgaAGCCACTCTTGTCAGAACTGCCAGAGCTGCCGCTGCCAAATCCCCCTACACAAGGTGACCCCTGAACCAGCAGCTGTTTGAAGAAAATTAGCCACACTGTAAATTGAGGAAACAAATTAGCATCTTCAAAAGCAAACCATAACGTGTGAGATTGCTACAGCATCAAATGTTCTGACAAACAATATCACACAACTTTCTTCTCTCTTCAAGCGTGAAGCGGGAAAAGCTGGCATCATCTAAGCTCTGTTTACAGCTGGTGTTCAAACTATAATTGTAAGGCCAGCTCTAAACTAAGTCACGGTCACCATTTCGAATGAACAGTGGCAAGACGCACTcatttttagatgtgtccttttAATTCACCTCATTTCTCTTATAGTTCCAAAACTGTACTCTCAGATGTGAGAACCCCAGCCTGATGAAGAGCTTTCTCCATCTATCTTTCCATTTTGTGCTGCTAATCCATGTCCAGGTCATAGGCACAGCAGTCTAAGTAGAGAAGCCCCAGACCTCCCTCTACTGGGTCTGCTCCAGGGCTACCTCCTGCTAATACACACTCAAAACACCTCCCCTGGGAGGCATCATATTCCAATTCTTGACCCACCCCAACCGGCTCCTTCTGATATGTAAAGTAGACGCTATACTCAAATCACTGAGCTCCTCATTCTTTCTCTAAAGCCGAGCCCAGACACCATTTGGAGGAAACTGATTTCTGACGCTTGCATTTGCAATCTCGTTcttacccacagctcgtggtcATAGCGAGGGTAGGAACACAGATCGACTGGTAAAATCGACAGCTTCGCTTTCACACTCAGTTTTCGCTCTTGTCAAAATCCAAAATCTGATGAGATTGTTTTTCAACATTACTACGGAAATGATGGCAGGAATGGTTACTGTTAAAAATCACAATCAAACACGACTCCCCAATTACCAGTGAGAGTTAATCAACTTTTAAACCACAACCTCAGCCTAGTAGAGAGGAAGTAAGTGCTTTCAGCAATGCACTACTAAATTTATGATACAAGACCCAATAAACCccaacaaatataaataaataaacattttattgatcTGCCCTAACAAGAACATGATAAAACTAAAATAGCTTTTAAAATTGCTGTTTACATGATGCACATAACCCTTTAGTCAAGAGCTTCCTGACAAACTCTTTAAAAGTATTGAAGTATAATGCAGCGGCCCTGCCATATATGATACTCTCATTAGGATTTAATACTAAAATAAACGTGTGAAGATGTGCTGGCTTGTCTAAAAGGTCCGGATCGTGTAATGCTGTGAGAGTCTGATTTATATCAGTGAGACCCACTCCCAGTCATGTCAGTCTCAAAATAGTGAGAGATGTCTCCTGTACTAGTGCATGGTCAGTAGCCTGGCAGAAACTAAATTCTTCCGTTGTATTAATgtgtaaataatataaataagtGAGTTGGCTGCCGGCTTCATTGTCGGGCAGCAAATAGGTATGAACCAATTTCCCCAAAATTGAGCAGCAGTATTTCAGGCAttgcaaaaaacaataaactttgttttttgcagGCTCTAGTTATTAACACTGGAGCCGGCTAATGCTAACTCTTTATTATCGCGCTCTGTTTATCAGTTTGGTTACTCACATCGTTGAAGCCTCCGTAAGTGGTCTTGTAGaactcatcctcttcttcagcATCCAGTAGTTTGGACATACGGTTTCCCGCAGTCTTTCTGGGTTCGCGGCCAACTGCGAGGCTCATGATTGTGGTTTCAAAATATGCTAATCAATGCTAAGCTACTTAGCTCGTTATGTTACGCTAAAAGATATAGATCGTTTTGCGGGAACCTCTTTGACCTCGTCGTTACTCAGTATATTTGCTTAATTTTATGTTGGTGCCCATATTTTTTAGACCCTTTTAAATTCAAGGGATACTTTATAATTTTTCTTATAAGAGACGAtaaacactgacaaatgaaatgtACAACTGACCGCTAGCTCTCATTTAGCAAGCAACCATATCCGGGACTGTTGATCTACTTCCGGGCTAGCGGGCGGACtaaaagtttattttagttGTTTGGCTTGACATAGGAAAATATAATCAATTACACAGTTAATGCGAAGCTTCTATTAGAAAATATTCTATTCAAAAATTGTATAACTGTTTCATGAAACCGAGGTCTTCTTTTGCGCCGAGAAACGTATGCGTTGTCATGGCAACTCTGTAATTTTAGCGCACGATAATGACTGCACTACTCAGCAGTCTCTATCTACTGTtaaagtcatttatttattacgcatttatttattatatttgtttATTGTTATATCCACCCCTTACCGTTTTAGCTGTCAGTTAATGCAGCCAGCTCCACTCATCGGTGAAGGTAAGATAAGTATTACGGTCTACTCGCCCACAATGTAAGTACAAAACTGCTTatggagatttttttaaaccttgCAGTTCACATCTAGACGCATTAAACCAAGTGCTGTGTGTGCTGCTCCTCACTGGATGCTGTAGTGCTGTAAATTTTTAAGTAAGTACACCAAATTTGTGAAAGCATAATCACTTTAATTTTTGTAAGTTCTTGgatagaaaaatgtaaaaaacaaaaaacaaaaaacaaccaacttgcatttcacacatttattaaataataaacagTGCAGAAATTAATCAAGAAAAGATCACATGCTACAGAAAAGAAGCTGCATAATAAACTGCACATTAACCTTAATATAAGGTTAATACCGCTATTGTTAGATTCTCCATATCTCATCAGTCCAAATAGTCCACCTGAAGTCCAATGTAATTGTTATTTTAAGTTTactctttaatttattttatcctcatttccttatttttttgtgttgcaAGATAAACATGATCATGGTTTGTCAGGTCACATTTCttaaatgcaatttaaaatattattaattaaGACAACATGCTCATTATTATCAGATtcaagcaaaaaacaaataaattgaaGCATCTTGCAGTTTATTCACTGATACCTACTAATATCAGGTGAATATATTCTTTGCTTATTGACTCATAACAGCTTCATGGTAAACCTCCCCGTTTCCATATAGCTGCTTGTCCCTCCATTACTGCTCGACATGGCGCTTCGTGGCACATACGCGATTGTGGCTGTGTGTTTTATCTGACCTTTGCCCTTACTCCAGaagaacatgaaaatgaaacaaacactCACAGAGCTGAAAAACGAGAGAAACCCTATGGTTGCTGCTATCAGTAGGGTCTTTACATCAAAATTGAGTTTCTGATTTCCGTTCACACCTGGAGCAGCAGATGGAAAGGCAGACCAACCTTTAAGACGAAATGGTTTCTTAGAAGATGATGGAAAGGTTTGGACATGAAGGCTAATGGGCAGGCTGTCGTTTCCCGCTGCGTTTGATGCCACACAGAGATACTTGCCACTATCTTGAGGCTGAGCATAGCGAACCTCCAGCGAGCCATTGGACAGAGCTCGTACTCTGCCGATGGGTGATAAAGATCTTAGCTGTGGGTTTAGCCATCTGACAGATGGCAGAGGGTCACCTTCGGCACTGCAGtgaaacaccactgtgtgtcCCTGATCTACTTTCAACACCTGAGCTTTGCGGTTAAGAATTCGAGGTGGCCGACAGGTAAGCAAATCCGGCAGCTCAACCTCAGGGAAATCCAGAAAATTCCAGCCCTGCAGCTGGACTGAGGTAATGCAAGTTGGCGGACTTTCACCAAAGTCCATGTATAGTCGCCTTTGCACCACCCAAAGCAAACGGCAGTCACATGCCAGTGGGTTGTTATCAAGCCCCAGAGTTCTTAGGGTGTCCACTGAATAAAAAGCTCCAACCTCAAGTGTGGTAAGACGGTTTCTGGATGCATTCAGCAATCTGAAGTGGGCCAAACCCCTGAATGCTCCGATTTCAATCCTAAGCAGCGATCCCCCAACAAGATGTAACTCTTGGAGCCGGAGCAAGTCTCCGAGAAGGTTTGCATGAATGTAGGTGATGGGGTTAAAAGAAAGGTCAAGGTATACGAGATATACAAGGTGATGTAAGGGGATGTAGGGGAAGGCACTTAGGTTGCCGTGTTTAATGGTTAGTGATGTGAGGTTTAAGCCAAAGAGACTGTTCCCTGACAGACTCTCCAGCCAGGGGCAATGAGAAATGACAAGTTCCTTTAGGTGGACTAGGTGGCGGAAAGAGTAGTTTGGCAGCGTAGTGAGGCCCAGTCGGTGAAAACTAAGGCTTCTCAGCACGCTAAGTTGTGTGAGCGCTTCCATTGGCATAGCAGTAAGGTTGCAGCCATCAAGGTGCAGCTCCTGCAGACTGATTAGTCCTGTAAAAGCTTGATGAGAGACATAAACCAAGTCATTATCTGCAGCTTTCATGAACCGCAGGGAAGTTAATTCACTGAAAGTAAAGTCGAGGAAAACAAGAAGCTGATTGCTGCTTACATCCAGTAACTGGAGGTTTGTTAAGCCAGCAAACGCTCCCACTGGGATAATCTTCAGGTGATTGCGACAAAGGCGCAGAGTTCTCAGACTCTGCAAGCCAAGAAAGGCTTCCACTTCAATTATTACCAAAAGATTGTCACTTAAATCCAAGTCCGACAGCTGTGTCAACGTGTGGAACTGCTGACGCACCAAAGTCTTAAGCGTGTTGTGGGTTAAGTTTAGCAGCCTGGCTTCCTGTGAGAGACCATCAGGAACTCTGGTAAGTTGGCCACCAGAGCAGTTGACTTCCAGCACCGTAGCATTACAGTGGCAGGATGGCGGACACAGCCAACGCGTCTCAGATGTCAGTGCCACCCCTGCTGCCAACAGGTAGAGAGCTCCCCAGCACAGCCGTTGGTGGACGGCGCTCCTCTCGAACATCTGGTGACCTGTGTGCACGAGTGAGGGGATAGATAAAGTGAATCACAGGTGAAAGGAGTCACGGGTCTTTCTGTATACATTTCTTTACTCGTAAATGATTATTTTTGTATCACCACTGCCAGTTAGGAATAGAGCAAAGAGGAATTGGGTGTCAACTTGTCAGATGGATGGTGGCAGAGATCCATTGATGGGGTTAAATTAACTTTATCTAATGCCTGTCTGACTTTAAATCTGTTTAAACTCTACATACAATACACTTTAATTTACAAAACCTGTTTAACACAAGCGATGAATGTGGCAGATGTTAATTTGATCCTCATTCTTTGATTTACTCTCTAAAGCTCCCGAGGCCCTTTGAGATCTATGTGCCTGGAGAATTTACACCAACAAGGAAAGTATTAAAGTGCCCCACTTCAGTGGAAGGAGACAAAGCTTCCCCACTCTCATAATTCCATGGCTAAAAGATTTAACGTTGTTCCTACACAACATTAAGTATAGTGTCAGGCGGGCTCcaacagtttttgtgtttttgttgtttgtgtgtgtgtgtgtttttaataaaacttGATATTCAGCTCTTTCTCTGCTCATCTCCATTCCAGCTCCCTCTCTAGAAGATTAACTAAATGGCTCTAATTAGGATAAACAGCAAATGTGAATATTTGATTCAGTCACGATGCTGAAAGAAGCCACTTATCCTCAGTTAAGTGGCAATATGGTTGCCAAGCACTTATTAATTTGCTTGTCTAAGCGTTTTAGACACCACCAccgtctccccccccccccccccccttcccccaaATATGAAGAGAACACAATTAATACGATTTGTGGTCTTCTATGGGAAAAATGATCTCTCCTGCATGATCATGCATTTTGACTAGATAAGCCAAAAAAGATGAATGTGGAGAAAAAGATTTATAATTTTAAATCCAAGCCATAATAACATTAAACAAAGACCTTTAATGTATATAGAAAAATAACAATTTCTTACACGTGGCAAAAGTTTGTTGAATCATAACTAAACCCACTATTTAATAATGTGATCCTTTTGCTTGACAAACAGGAGGTGTATATGGAAACAGCTCGTACCCCTGAAGCCTTGTAAGGTGATATTTTGTCGTTTATTTCACACAAGATTTAAAAATATACCTTACAGGACCTCATGTGTTCTGATAGAGTTTCCTTTATTTGTAGACCTACAAATATTGGGAAATGTGCTTTTGACTGACTTTAAGTGTTAATAATTTCAGCTCATATAATACCTTTCATTCATCAGTTTCatcatttttctcctttatcCTCACTGATGTGACATTTAAGCCAGATTCACATCTGAAGTGCTCTCCAAAATCATCCGTCTGAAACCTCGACACCTGAGCGATTCACTGAGGGAGGCTGGGAGTTGAAAATTTGAGCTCATTATTTTGTTACAGTTCTCAAAGCTCAGGGACAAACCTCCACACTGTGGATTAGTTTAAGAAACACATTCCCCTCTAATGTGAACAACCAACGACAAAATAAAGATATTAAATTAAGATTTTAACTTCTCGGTGAACCGATACTGCAGTTCATTCAACAGAATCCATCTCTGTATGAGATTATCGCTTCACCGCTTCTCCTTTATCTGTTGAGTGTTACCAGACAAAAGTTGCATCACGCTGACCTGAATTGCCCCTTCCAGGTTGCTCGTGCAAAAGCACGGTGCACCTCTCCTCTAAGAGGCTGCAGTCCTGTGGATAATTTTATTTCAGCTTCAAAGCTCTACTCGGAATAAATTACACCCAGAAAAACAAGAGCAGATTGCACgctcactgtttttgtttgatttttgtggATAGAGGGAGAAAGAGTAAACCGGCACCACATGAGGCATCACGTACGAGAGTTATCTGTAGTTCCTCGGTTACATGCCTCTCTGGGCAAGATTATAATGTGAGAGTAGCACATACTCCCTGGCCAGTATTACAATGActattttagatttttaaattattattattgttattattgtgcaCATTCTTCAGTTTCTACAAATGATGGAACTCATTTAAGGTTTATTATTTACAAAGATTGTAAAGAAGGACTGGTGAAAGCTGATTAGAAGGTGGCTGTACTTTACGTCAgtgtctttttaattttttttggcaAAGGTTTAGTAAAGTTCAGAGCTGCTGAATTATGGATCACAAATAATTCTgattatttataattttcttTAAGATGTTTGTAACAGAAAGTCTCGCAAAGCTttcacaaaacacagaaaatacaaTAGTCTGCTGTGCAAAGGTTGTCAATCAGACATTACATAATTGAAGACAGTAGCAAACATAGTGCCAGTAGTTATGGAAAACAAAGGTCATGATCTTATTATTCCTAGAACTGTGATCACATAACAGAGACATGCATGACTGGAAGGACGCCTATTACAGCTACTAAAATTTTTTCAATCTCAAATCATCATAAGCtcgttttatgtatttttattttactttgccACATCCGCCAGTAGGTGGCGGAAAAAGCAAAAGCATTTCGGTGCCTAGAGGAAACACTGTCCACAGGCTTGGTGCATAAGTATTGCCAAGGTAGTGTCTTAATGTGTTGCCAGTAAACACATAATGGTGGCTCTGTGGCTGAACATGTGAACATGTAAACAGTTGTATTCCTGTTAAACTTTGGTTGCACGTCGGTAAATACGACGAACGTTGCAGCTCATCAGAAAATGTGCTGTTTGGATTCCCAAGAGcacgagaaagagagagagataaaaaaAGCAACACCTTCAAGTGTGAAGCCACCCTCTGTTTTGGCAGCTCGGCTCACACGTTGTTGTGCTGAGCTGCACAGAGCGTGGCACATGTAAGAGAAGAGATGgtgtgaaagaaagaacgaTGTCCATTATGTTTGTGACATCTCTCACAAAAGTGACTGCAGATAAGAAAGTACTCGTATGTGC is a window of Maylandia zebra isolate NMK-2024a linkage group LG22, Mzebra_GT3a, whole genome shotgun sequence DNA encoding:
- the vps72a gene encoding vacuolar protein sorting 72 homolog a, which gives rise to MSLAVGREPRKTAGNRMSKLLDAEEEDEFYKTTYGGFNDESGDDEYHGEHSDTEDEVDSDFDIDEGDEPDSDQEEDAPRRKSRVVTKAYKEPIKVPKPKPKRTEEQKKTEKTKVEPKRRIPQEFQDFAETRKSVRQSTSEHTRKTNLRLQERQDAPRRRRGAHRDRPLTQEELLAEAKITAEINIRSLENYERLEADKKKQVHKKRRFEGPTIRYHSVLMPLVSNPVLKEENVDVEGLDQDVPQTAPQNPTTPSQQSAGGLCSRTYITFSDDEAFEVAFPPSSQTSPQVPIQEVCPVTHKAALYRDPVTDIPYANARAFRIIREAYRKYVAAHGFPNTSGGSTVLDSSAAKGARQKMVMKQSAAAT
- the LOC101470009 gene encoding leucine-rich repeat and immunoglobulin-like domain-containing nogo receptor-interacting protein 1, yielding MFERSAVHQRLCWGALYLLAAGVALTSETRWLCPPSCHCNATVLEVNCSGGQLTRVPDGLSQEARLLNLTHNTLKTLVRQQFHTLTQLSDLDLSDNLLVIIEVEAFLGLQSLRTLRLCRNHLKIIPVGAFAGLTNLQLLDVSSNQLLVFLDFTFSELTSLRFMKAADNDLVYVSHQAFTGLISLQELHLDGCNLTAMPMEALTQLSVLRSLSFHRLGLTTLPNYSFRHLVHLKELVISHCPWLESLSGNSLFGLNLTSLTIKHGNLSAFPYIPLHHLVYLVYLDLSFNPITYIHANLLGDLLRLQELHLVGGSLLRIEIGAFRGLAHFRLLNASRNRLTTLEVGAFYSVDTLRTLGLDNNPLACDCRLLWVVQRRLYMDFGESPPTCITSVQLQGWNFLDFPEVELPDLLTCRPPRILNRKAQVLKVDQGHTVVFHCSAEGDPLPSVRWLNPQLRSLSPIGRVRALSNGSLEVRYAQPQDSGKYLCVASNAAGNDSLPISLHVQTFPSSSKKPFRLKGWSAFPSAAPGVNGNQKLNFDVKTLLIAATIGFLSFFSSVSVCFIFMFFWSKGKGQIKHTATIAYVPRSAMSSSNGGTSSYMETGRFTMKLL